In a genomic window of Wyeomyia smithii strain HCP4-BCI-WySm-NY-G18 chromosome 1, ASM2978416v1, whole genome shotgun sequence:
- the LOC129732125 gene encoding pre-mRNA-splicing factor SPF27, translated as MAGEVLVDALPYIDLGYDDLGVREAAIAMVEEECRRYRPTKNYLEHLPTPSTSAFETDLMTAEFDRIQNRLPMESLSMKRYELPPPPAGKMSEVSAWIESVDNSMAQLEHQAVRAMNLDLMMEYGCEMWKSYLEVLTAMQAKAQARLEAIKKEIQDVNWKRKSKQTQGGEKLRSLEAQWVMLVSKNYEIEQACAKLEEKIYQKKLEKGVLPTVAINGDD; from the exons ATGGCTGGTGAAGTGCTCGTTGATGCTTTGCCGTACATAGATCTTGGATATGATGATCTTGGAGTGCGGGAAGCG GCAATCGCGATGGTTGAGGAGGAATGCCGTCGATATCGACCAACAAAAAACTATCTAGAACATCTGCCCACGCCTAGTACATCTGCCTTCGAGACGGATCTAATGACAGCCGAGTTCGATCGAATTCAGAACCGACTACCGATGGAATCGCTCAGTATGAAACGTTACGAGCTTCCGCCACCACCGGCCGGTAAAATGTCAGAAGTGTCGGCTTGGATCGAAAGCGTCGACAACTCAATGGCCCAGCTTGAGCATCAGGCCGTACGGGCGATGAATTTGGACCTAATGATGGAGTACGGCTGCGAGATGTGGAAATCCTATCTAGAGGTGCTTACGGCGATGCAAGCGAAGGCTCAGGCGCGATTGGAAGCAATCAAAAAGGAAATTCAGGACGTCAACTGGAAGCGAAAATCGAAGCAAACGCAGGGTGGTGAAAAGTTACGCTCTCTCGAGGCACAGTGGGTCATGCTGGTGTCGAAAAACTACGAAATCGAGCAGGCCTGTGCTAAACTAGAAgagaaaatttatcaaaagaaactCGAAAAAGGTGTACTGCCGACTGTTGCGATTAATGGGGATGATTAG